One genomic segment of Sanyastnella coralliicola includes these proteins:
- a CDS encoding glycosyltransferase family 4 protein — MNNISRGLLSQGHELKLITIYTHKHDLELDKMSQEYIDKTDIEGVFVDTKVNIVDAFSSLITQDSYNVSRFFSPDLDIRLANLLRRKKFDIIHLESLFMTPYIGTIRRHSKAPIVLRSHNLEYIIWERIAEGTRNPAKKAYLKYLSKRLKDYELSVIHDVDGIAAISAEDEEKYASLGFERPLLTIPFGIDTDQYPFSPHKKEKVTLFHIGAMDWRPNLEAMLWFLEDVWPLINMKFPDLELHLAGRGLTDDLLGTSYKNVVIHGEVESAKDFMAEHSIMIVPLLSAGGIRVKIIEGMAMGKAIVSTSVGAEGIDATPNQHLAIGDEAETFATAISRLVDAPERITQMGHEARDLASKLFDNRVIIDNLIQFYQSLDSER, encoded by the coding sequence ATGAATAATATTTCGCGCGGTCTCTTAAGTCAAGGCCATGAACTCAAGCTGATCACGATTTACACGCACAAGCATGATCTGGAGCTTGATAAGATGTCGCAAGAGTACATTGACAAGACTGACATTGAAGGCGTTTTCGTTGACACCAAGGTGAACATCGTGGATGCTTTCTCGAGCTTGATTACTCAAGATTCGTACAACGTCAGTCGTTTCTTCTCGCCAGACCTTGATATTCGCTTAGCGAATCTCCTGCGCAGAAAGAAGTTTGACATCATTCACCTCGAGAGTCTTTTCATGACGCCGTATATCGGTACAATCAGAAGACACAGCAAGGCGCCCATTGTCTTGCGTTCGCATAACCTCGAATACATTATCTGGGAGCGTATCGCCGAAGGCACAAGGAATCCAGCCAAAAAGGCCTACCTGAAATACTTGAGCAAACGTTTGAAAGACTACGAGCTCAGCGTGATTCATGATGTAGACGGCATTGCGGCGATTTCTGCTGAGGACGAAGAGAAATATGCTTCGCTTGGCTTTGAACGACCGCTTCTCACTATCCCATTCGGGATTGACACAGACCAATACCCTTTCTCACCACACAAAAAAGAGAAAGTCACTTTGTTCCATATTGGTGCCATGGATTGGCGACCAAACCTTGAGGCCATGCTATGGTTTCTAGAAGATGTTTGGCCTTTGATTAACATGAAGTTCCCTGACCTGGAGCTTCACCTAGCAGGACGAGGCCTGACTGATGATCTTTTGGGTACATCATATAAGAACGTGGTCATTCACGGCGAAGTCGAGTCGGCAAAAGACTTCATGGCGGAGCACTCGATCATGATAGTCCCTCTCCTATCTGCCGGTGGTATTCGTGTAAAAATCATCGAAGGTATGGCGATGGGTAAAGCCATTGTCTCAACATCAGTTGGTGCTGAGGGAATTGATGCAACACCAAACCAACACCTGGCTATCGGAGATGAAGCGGAGACCTTCGCAACAGCCATTTCAAGGTTAGTTGATGCTCCTGAGCGAATCACGCAAATGGGACATGAAGCCCGAGACCTGGCGTCTAAACTCTTTGACAACAGGGTGATTATAGACAACCTCATTCAATTCTACCAAAGCCTGGATTCAGAACGATGA
- a CDS encoding glycosyltransferase, with protein sequence MKVFVLSSRVPYPLEKGDKLRIYHQIRQLSQHFEVTLCCLDADSTSQEAIDHLKTICHRVEVIPLPKWKILFRMAFAAVSTRPFQCHYFLQRKARRRVHELIDEIKPDHLYCQLIRVTEYVKHIHHIPKTLDYMDAFNKGMERQSKTSKWYLRPIWRLEARKLVKYENLIFDYFEHHTIISEQDQKLIYHPHRKQIKVIPNGVDIEFFTPKKANKEFDIVFTGNMSYPPNVDTAVELATRILPMVKEEFPQACLLIAGASPNNRVKALQSKDVKVTGWVDDIRDAYASGQVFAAPMRIGTGLQNKLLEAMSMGIPCVTSSLANNALHAIDEKQVLVADNPYDQAAAIVRLLHSAPERSELGQNGRRFVEDNYSWKAATTELIDIIRNS encoded by the coding sequence ATGAAGGTATTTGTCTTAAGTAGCCGTGTACCCTATCCTCTAGAAAAAGGAGATAAACTTCGAATCTATCATCAGATTCGACAGCTGTCTCAACACTTTGAGGTGACGCTCTGCTGCTTAGACGCTGATAGTACATCACAAGAAGCCATTGATCACCTAAAGACAATTTGCCACCGTGTGGAGGTTATTCCACTTCCAAAATGGAAGATCTTATTTCGCATGGCATTTGCTGCAGTGAGCACTCGCCCGTTTCAATGCCACTATTTCTTGCAGCGAAAGGCGCGTAGAAGAGTTCACGAGTTAATCGATGAAATCAAGCCAGATCATCTCTACTGTCAGCTCATTCGCGTGACCGAATACGTGAAGCACATCCACCACATTCCAAAAACTCTGGATTACATGGATGCTTTCAATAAAGGGATGGAGCGCCAATCTAAAACCAGTAAGTGGTACTTACGTCCGATTTGGCGGTTGGAAGCACGAAAACTAGTGAAGTACGAAAACCTCATTTTCGACTACTTCGAGCATCACACGATCATCTCCGAACAAGACCAAAAGCTTATTTATCACCCACACAGGAAACAGATCAAGGTAATTCCTAACGGTGTTGATATAGAGTTTTTTACACCCAAAAAGGCAAACAAAGAGTTTGACATTGTTTTCACAGGCAACATGTCCTATCCTCCCAATGTAGATACTGCAGTAGAGTTAGCTACTCGCATTCTTCCAATGGTGAAGGAAGAGTTCCCACAAGCATGCTTACTTATTGCCGGAGCAAGTCCAAACAATCGCGTCAAAGCGCTTCAGAGCAAAGACGTGAAAGTCACAGGATGGGTAGATGATATCCGTGATGCATATGCTAGCGGACAGGTATTTGCAGCTCCTATGCGCATTGGGACGGGACTCCAAAACAAGTTGCTTGAAGCCATGTCCATGGGCATTCCGTGTGTCACCAGTTCGCTTGCCAACAACGCACTACATGCTATTGATGAGAAGCAAGTTTTAGTAGCAGATAACCCCTATGATCAAGCAGCAGCGATTGTTCGTTTACTTCACTCTGCACCAGAGCGTTCAGAGCTAGGTCAAAATGGCCGACGATTCGTAGAGGACAATTATTCTTGGAAGGCGGCAACAACGGAGCTGATAGATATCATCCGCAATTCTTGA
- a CDS encoding isopenicillin N synthase family dioxygenase: MKDYVMGIPSVDLADFLSGDADRKAKFVKELGEAYQNIGFVAVKNHLVGDELVKTLYQEVPKFFALPDDVKEKYEIEGLAGQRGYTSFGKEHAKDSNAGDLKEFWHFGQEVTDNDPIKSQYPDNVIVDEVPGFNTSGRQAYEQLEATGREMLRAIAIFLELDENYFDDKIHNGNSILRPIHYPPITSEPKSAVRAGQHEDINLITLLIGASAEGLQVLNKQGEWKDVTALPDHIVVNVGDMLQRLTNGKLRSTTHRVVNPPREKWNTSRFSIPFFLHPRSEMRLDCLSNCVEPGQEPNFAPISAGEYLDERLAEIGLKK; the protein is encoded by the coding sequence ATGAAAGACTACGTGATGGGCATCCCTAGCGTCGATCTTGCTGATTTCCTCAGCGGAGACGCCGATAGAAAAGCGAAATTCGTTAAAGAACTGGGTGAAGCATACCAAAACATTGGCTTCGTTGCAGTGAAGAACCACTTAGTGGGTGATGAATTGGTAAAAACCCTTTATCAAGAAGTACCTAAGTTTTTTGCCCTACCTGATGATGTAAAAGAAAAATACGAGATCGAAGGATTAGCAGGTCAGCGTGGCTATACCAGCTTTGGTAAAGAGCACGCCAAAGACAGCAATGCAGGAGACCTCAAGGAGTTCTGGCATTTCGGACAAGAAGTGACTGACAATGACCCTATCAAGTCTCAATATCCTGATAATGTGATTGTAGACGAAGTGCCTGGGTTCAACACTTCAGGGCGCCAAGCTTACGAGCAGCTTGAAGCTACAGGACGTGAAATGCTTCGCGCCATTGCCATCTTCCTTGAACTTGACGAGAATTACTTTGACGACAAGATTCACAACGGAAATAGCATTCTTCGACCAATCCACTACCCTCCGATCACTTCTGAGCCTAAATCAGCAGTTCGTGCTGGGCAACATGAAGACATCAACTTAATTACGCTTCTTATTGGCGCTAGCGCGGAAGGGTTGCAGGTGTTGAATAAACAAGGAGAATGGAAAGACGTAACGGCTCTTCCAGATCACATTGTAGTCAATGTGGGAGATATGCTACAACGTCTAACAAACGGAAAACTCCGCTCTACAACGCACAGAGTGGTGAACCCACCGCGTGAAAAGTGGAATACTTCACGTTTCTCTATTCCTTTCTTCCTTCACCCTCGTTCAGAAATGCGCTTGGATTGCCTTTCAAATTGTGTGGAGCCAGGACAAGAGCCGAACTTCGCGCCAATTAGCGCGGGAGAATACCTTGATGAACGTCTAGCAGAGATCGGTCTTAAGAAATAA
- a CDS encoding DUF7009 family protein yields MKLRIKGNSIRLRLLQSEVATLAEGGTVNETTSLPGASFSYQLAASEVSKVELKHNTLFIFAQDDQLKSWATSEDVGIYSTLPTENGDLRITIEKDFTCLTSRPNEDETDNYPNPKASH; encoded by the coding sequence ATGAAACTAAGGATCAAAGGAAATTCGATCCGACTTCGCTTACTTCAATCCGAGGTGGCAACTTTGGCTGAAGGTGGAACGGTAAACGAAACCACTTCTCTTCCAGGGGCTTCCTTTAGCTATCAACTGGCCGCTTCTGAAGTATCGAAGGTCGAATTGAAACATAATACCCTCTTCATCTTTGCCCAAGACGATCAATTGAAATCCTGGGCTACCAGTGAAGATGTTGGAATTTACTCAACGCTTCCCACTGAAAATGGCGACCTTCGAATAACGATTGAAAAGGATTTTACCTGCCTGACATCTCGTCCAAATGAAGATGAGACAGACAACTATCCGAATCCGAAGGCAAGTCATTAA